A window from Chitinophaga filiformis encodes these proteins:
- the ilvC gene encoding ketol-acid reductoisomerase gives MATINFGGVLEDVVTREEFPMEKAREVLKNEVIAIIGYGVQGPGQALNLKDNGFNVIVGQRKGSKTWDKAIADGWVPGKTLFEIEEAAQKGTIIQFLLSDAGQIALWPTLKPHLTKGKALYFSHGFGITYKDQTGIIPPADVDVILVAPKGSGTSLRRLFLAGQGLNSSFAIFQDATGKARDRVIALGIGVGSGYLFETDFKKEVTSDLTGERGTLMGAIQGIFAAQYEVLRKNGHSPSEAFNETVEELTQSLMPLVAENGMDWMYANCSTTAQRGALDWWKKFKEASQPVFEELYASVAAGKEAARSIASNSTPDYREKLEEELKELRESEMWQAGAAVRKLRPNA, from the coding sequence ATGGCAACCATCAATTTTGGAGGGGTACTGGAAGACGTAGTAACCAGAGAAGAATTCCCCATGGAAAAAGCTAGAGAAGTGCTGAAGAACGAAGTGATAGCTATCATTGGTTACGGCGTACAGGGCCCCGGCCAGGCACTGAACCTGAAAGATAACGGCTTTAACGTGATTGTAGGACAGCGTAAAGGATCTAAAACATGGGATAAAGCTATCGCTGATGGCTGGGTACCAGGTAAGACACTGTTCGAGATCGAAGAAGCTGCACAAAAAGGTACTATCATCCAGTTCCTGTTGAGCGATGCCGGTCAGATCGCACTGTGGCCTACACTGAAGCCACACCTGACCAAAGGCAAGGCTTTATATTTCTCCCATGGTTTTGGTATTACTTATAAAGACCAGACTGGTATTATTCCTCCTGCTGATGTGGATGTGATCCTGGTAGCCCCTAAAGGTTCCGGTACTTCCCTGCGCAGACTGTTCCTGGCTGGCCAGGGGCTGAACTCCAGCTTTGCTATATTCCAGGATGCAACCGGTAAAGCCCGTGACCGCGTTATTGCGCTGGGTATCGGTGTTGGTTCCGGTTACCTGTTTGAAACAGATTTCAAGAAAGAAGTTACTTCTGACTTAACAGGTGAGCGTGGTACCCTGATGGGTGCTATCCAGGGTATCTTCGCTGCTCAGTACGAAGTACTGCGCAAGAACGGTCACTCTCCATCTGAAGCATTCAACGAAACTGTTGAAGAACTGACCCAGTCCCTGATGCCACTCGTTGCTGAAAATGGTATGGACTGGATGTATGCTAACTGCTCTACCACCGCTCAGCGTGGTGCATTAGACTGGTGGAAGAAATTTAAAGAAGCCAGCCAGCCTGTATTTGAAGAGCTGTATGCAAGTGTTGCCGCAGGTAAAGAAGCTGCACGTTCTATCGCATCCAACAGTACTCCTGACTACCGTGAAAAACTGGAAGAGGAACTGAAAGAACTGCGTGAAAGCGAAATGTGGCAGGCAGGTGCGGCAGTAAGAAAGCTGCGTCCTAACGCTTAA
- a CDS encoding branched-chain amino acid transaminase — protein sequence MYSYYNENTILYVNGEYKKATAATIDLYGQSLHYGYAVFEGIRAYKTAEGKVKIFKAKEHFDRFKRSCELIHMPYPFNNDELIAACYKVLELNNMEEAYIRPLAFCPPNMTLKAASETHVLICAWEWGAYLGEKLLRVMTSSYQRPNPKAFKIESKTAGLYVNSILASQEAKENGYDEALLLDMNGNVAEGPGANLFFEKDGKIFTPPPGNILPGITRATVIELCHELGIPLEEKLFTVDELKTADCVFYCGTAAEVVGWDSLDGQGFAKPWASSLGKLLQQAYKARVLEKEFDRAAVPVA from the coding sequence ATGTATAGCTATTACAACGAGAACACCATTCTTTACGTTAACGGGGAGTATAAGAAAGCCACCGCGGCCACTATCGACCTGTATGGTCAGTCATTGCATTACGGATATGCAGTATTTGAAGGTATCCGTGCTTACAAAACTGCTGAAGGAAAAGTGAAGATATTCAAAGCGAAAGAACACTTTGACAGATTCAAACGTTCCTGCGAACTGATTCACATGCCTTATCCGTTTAACAATGATGAGCTGATTGCCGCATGTTATAAGGTGCTGGAACTGAACAATATGGAAGAGGCGTACATCCGTCCGCTTGCTTTCTGTCCTCCCAACATGACCCTGAAAGCAGCCAGCGAAACGCATGTACTGATCTGTGCATGGGAGTGGGGTGCTTATTTGGGCGAGAAACTGCTGCGTGTAATGACCTCCTCTTACCAGCGTCCAAATCCAAAAGCTTTCAAGATCGAATCAAAGACCGCTGGTCTGTACGTAAACTCGATCCTGGCTTCGCAGGAAGCAAAGGAAAACGGTTACGACGAAGCGCTGCTGCTGGACATGAACGGAAATGTAGCTGAAGGTCCGGGCGCCAACCTGTTCTTCGAGAAAGACGGTAAGATCTTCACACCTCCTCCAGGCAACATCCTGCCAGGTATTACCCGTGCTACAGTTATTGAACTATGCCATGAGCTGGGTATTCCGCTGGAAGAAAAGCTTTTCACAGTAGATGAACTGAAAACTGCCGACTGCGTATTCTATTGCGGTACTGCTGCTGAAGTAGTAGGATGGGATTCTCTTGATGGTCAGGGCTTTGCAAAACCATGGGCTTCTTCCCTGGGTAAACTGTTGCAACAGGCTTACAAAGCCAGAGTACTGGAAAAAGAATTCGATCGCGCCGCTGTACCAGTCGCCTAA
- the ilvD gene encoding dihydroxy-acid dehydratase translates to MELNKYSKTLTQDPTQPAAQAQLYGIGLTEEDLKKAQVGVASMGYDGNTCNMHLNDLAQQVKKGVWANDLVGLTFHTIGVSDGMSNGTPGMRYSLVSRDLIADSIETVCGAQYYDALITVPGCDKNMPGSLMAMGRLNRPSIMVYGGTIAPGKYKGQDLNIISAFEALGQKMAGQLNEEDFKGIVQHSCPGAGACGGMYTANTMSSAIEALGMSLPYSSSSPALSKEKQEECLAAGKYIRLLLEKDIKPTDIMTFEAFENAATVVMALGGSTNAVLHFIAIAKSVGVKFTLQDFQRISDKTPLIADLKPSGKYLMEDLHNIGGVPLVMKYLLKKGYLHGHCLTVTGKTLAENLESVPDLDFESQHIIVPAEQPLKATGHIQMLYGNLAEQGSVAKITGKEGLSFRGPARVFDGEFELIAGIQSGRVQKGDVVVIRQVGPKGAPGMPEMLKPTSAIMGVGLGKSVALITDGRFSGGTHGFVVGHITPEAYEGGTIALVKDNDIIEIDAEKNTINVELSAEELAARRAQWVKPALKVNNGILLKYAKLVSNATEGCVTDEA, encoded by the coding sequence ATGGAATTAAATAAATATAGCAAGACGCTCACCCAGGACCCTACACAGCCGGCCGCACAGGCGCAGCTGTATGGAATAGGTTTAACAGAAGAAGACCTGAAAAAAGCGCAGGTAGGCGTGGCCAGTATGGGCTACGACGGTAATACCTGTAACATGCACCTCAATGATCTCGCTCAGCAGGTCAAAAAAGGCGTCTGGGCTAATGATCTCGTCGGACTCACTTTCCATACCATCGGCGTCAGCGACGGTATGAGTAATGGTACCCCAGGTATGCGTTACTCCCTGGTCAGCCGCGATCTGATAGCTGATTCCATCGAAACTGTTTGTGGCGCACAATATTATGATGCGCTGATCACTGTACCAGGCTGCGATAAGAACATGCCTGGCTCCCTAATGGCGATGGGCCGCCTGAACCGCCCTTCCATCATGGTTTACGGTGGTACTATTGCTCCCGGTAAGTATAAAGGCCAGGACCTCAACATCATATCCGCTTTTGAAGCGCTGGGCCAGAAGATGGCAGGCCAGCTGAATGAAGAGGATTTTAAAGGAATTGTACAGCATTCCTGCCCTGGCGCCGGCGCCTGTGGCGGTATGTATACGGCCAATACCATGTCATCAGCTATTGAGGCACTGGGTATGAGCCTTCCCTACAGTTCTTCCAGCCCTGCACTGAGCAAGGAAAAACAGGAAGAATGCCTGGCTGCAGGTAAATATATCCGCCTGCTGCTGGAAAAAGATATTAAACCTACCGATATCATGACCTTCGAGGCATTTGAAAATGCCGCTACGGTTGTGATGGCGCTGGGGGGTAGTACCAATGCGGTATTACACTTCATCGCCATAGCAAAATCAGTAGGTGTGAAATTCACTTTGCAGGATTTCCAGCGTATCAGTGACAAAACACCGCTGATCGCAGACCTGAAACCAAGTGGTAAATACCTGATGGAAGACCTGCACAATATTGGCGGTGTTCCCCTGGTAATGAAATATTTGCTGAAGAAAGGATATCTGCACGGACACTGTCTGACAGTAACCGGCAAGACCCTGGCAGAGAACCTGGAAAGTGTTCCTGATCTGGATTTCGAATCACAGCACATTATCGTTCCTGCAGAACAACCACTGAAAGCTACCGGTCACATACAGATGCTGTATGGTAACCTGGCAGAACAGGGTTCTGTAGCAAAAATAACCGGTAAGGAAGGCCTTAGCTTCCGCGGACCTGCACGTGTGTTTGACGGCGAGTTTGAACTGATAGCGGGTATCCAGAGCGGCCGTGTGCAGAAAGGAGATGTGGTGGTGATCAGGCAGGTAGGCCCTAAAGGCGCCCCTGGTATGCCAGAAATGCTGAAGCCAACATCCGCTATCATGGGTGTGGGGCTTGGTAAGAGCGTAGCGCTGATCACAGACGGACGTTTTTCCGGTGGTACACATGGTTTTGTGGTAGGTCATATCACACCGGAAGCCTATGAAGGCGGTACCATCGCGCTGGTAAAAGACAATGATATTATTGAAATAGATGCCGAAAAGAACACGATCAATGTGGAACTGAGTGCGGAAGAGCTGGCAGCCCGCAGGGCACAGTGGGTGAAACCTGCATTGAAGGTTAACAACGGTATATTATTAAAATACGCAAAACTCGTTTCAAATGCAACAGAAGGATGTGTTACCGATGAAGCCTGA
- a CDS encoding family 20 glycosylhydrolase: MKRLFLSILAALSVLNGMAQLKTGDITIIPEPVLLTSMPGSFVLNEKAAIHYSGQAAGKIAGFLNDFLQRSYNFKLPVSGYPTKRVAAAHPMIILVEAASAKPDGYILEVNTGRVYLQGDANGLLYGLQTLLQLFPLNKMIAPDPSGNKTQDSVKLQQLYAAGQHAAIHLPGVRIQDYPRFAYRGMMLDVGRHFFPPAAVKQFIDMLVLYKFNRFHWHLTEDQGWRIEIKKYPRLQQIASVRKETIVGHHRRSTTYDGKPYDGYYTQDEVRDIVKYAAERNITIIPEIEMPGHSQAVLAAYPQFGNTGGPYEVRTTWGISKDVLNPANDSVFTFLQDVLTEVMDLFPSPYIHIGGDECLKDRWKESREVQQLIKKLGLKDEHDLQSYFINRIEKFVNSKGRSIIGWDEILEGGLAPNATVMSWRGEEGGIAAAKEKHDVIMTPNTYLYFDYTQGQPATEPLNAAAYLPLKTVYNYEPLPPSLTPAERQYIKGVQGNIWTEFIPDQQMLDYMVWPRALALSEIAWSQPGKKNYLRFMRKLPLELARLNNAGVNFRIPEPVGLESKVVTTPAVTVTLKPPVKGSFIYYTTDGSQPGTRSRPYTQPFELSVPENGTALVQCIVVLPSGRISPLYSATYVRKPYLPALTVKPGKKGVRFSLVNNTFANARQLPVPGDSSGILPAIDIRPLALKNGGVTFSGYVNIPADDLYEFHLNSDDGAVFYVDDQVVVDNDGQHDLQDRSGFLPLRKGLHKIKVQYFNVGTGAWLDAGIYRDREKLNPAEVLYTGQ, translated from the coding sequence ATGAAGAGATTATTCTTGTCAATTCTCGCGGCACTCTCCGTCCTGAACGGAATGGCGCAGCTGAAAACAGGCGATATCACCATCATCCCTGAGCCGGTGCTCCTCACTTCCATGCCGGGCAGTTTTGTGTTGAATGAAAAAGCAGCGATACATTACAGCGGACAGGCTGCCGGTAAAATAGCTGGTTTCCTGAATGACTTCCTGCAACGCAGTTATAACTTTAAACTACCGGTAAGCGGGTACCCGACTAAACGCGTCGCTGCCGCACATCCGATGATCATACTTGTGGAAGCCGCCAGCGCCAAGCCGGATGGCTATATACTGGAAGTGAATACCGGCCGCGTTTATTTGCAGGGTGATGCAAACGGATTATTGTATGGCCTGCAAACCTTATTACAGCTATTCCCGCTGAATAAAATGATCGCGCCGGACCCCTCCGGGAATAAGACACAGGACTCTGTAAAACTGCAGCAGTTATATGCAGCTGGTCAGCATGCTGCAATCCATTTGCCCGGCGTCAGGATCCAGGACTATCCACGTTTTGCCTATCGTGGTATGATGCTGGATGTTGGTCGCCATTTCTTCCCTCCCGCGGCTGTCAAGCAATTCATCGATATGCTGGTGCTGTATAAATTCAACCGCTTCCACTGGCATCTGACAGAAGACCAGGGCTGGCGTATCGAAATAAAAAAATATCCGCGTCTGCAACAGATTGCTTCTGTCAGAAAAGAAACGATCGTGGGGCATCACCGCCGCAGTACTACTTACGATGGTAAACCCTACGATGGTTATTATACCCAGGATGAAGTGCGCGATATTGTGAAATATGCGGCTGAGAGAAATATCACTATCATCCCCGAAATAGAAATGCCGGGACATTCACAGGCGGTACTGGCGGCCTATCCGCAATTTGGCAATACGGGTGGCCCTTATGAGGTACGTACCACCTGGGGAATTTCGAAAGATGTGTTAAATCCTGCGAATGATTCTGTGTTCACTTTCCTCCAGGATGTACTGACAGAAGTAATGGATCTTTTCCCGTCACCATACATTCACATCGGTGGTGATGAATGCCTGAAAGACCGCTGGAAAGAATCGCGTGAAGTGCAGCAGCTGATCAAAAAACTGGGGCTGAAAGATGAACATGACTTGCAGAGTTATTTCATCAATCGCATAGAGAAATTTGTAAACAGTAAAGGCAGGAGCATCATTGGCTGGGATGAGATACTGGAAGGCGGTCTTGCTCCCAATGCCACCGTCATGAGCTGGCGTGGCGAAGAAGGTGGTATTGCTGCGGCTAAGGAAAAACACGACGTCATCATGACGCCGAATACTTATCTCTATTTCGATTATACACAGGGCCAGCCTGCTACTGAGCCGCTCAATGCAGCGGCATATCTTCCGCTGAAAACAGTCTATAACTACGAGCCCTTGCCTCCATCCCTAACACCTGCCGAACGGCAGTATATAAAGGGCGTGCAGGGCAATATCTGGACGGAGTTCATACCTGATCAGCAGATGCTCGACTACATGGTATGGCCACGCGCCCTGGCTTTGTCGGAAATTGCCTGGTCGCAGCCAGGGAAGAAGAACTACCTTCGTTTCATGCGCAAACTACCGCTGGAACTGGCGCGGCTCAACAATGCGGGGGTGAATTTCCGCATTCCGGAACCGGTAGGGCTGGAAAGTAAAGTAGTGACAACTCCTGCTGTAACGGTCACTTTGAAGCCTCCGGTGAAGGGTAGTTTTATTTACTATACTACTGACGGCTCTCAGCCGGGAACACGGAGCAGGCCTTATACACAGCCATTCGAGCTCTCTGTTCCCGAGAATGGTACTGCGCTTGTTCAGTGTATCGTAGTATTACCTTCAGGGCGTATCAGTCCCTTATATAGCGCTACCTATGTACGTAAGCCATACCTTCCTGCACTGACTGTTAAGCCGGGGAAGAAAGGTGTACGGTTCTCGCTTGTTAATAACACCTTTGCCAATGCCCGCCAGTTACCGGTTCCAGGTGATAGTTCCGGTATATTACCGGCTATAGATATTCGTCCCCTGGCCTTAAAAAATGGTGGGGTTACTTTTAGCGGGTATGTGAATATACCTGCGGACGATCTGTATGAGTTTCATCTGAACAGTGATGACGGAGCGGTCTTTTATGTGGATGATCAGGTTGTCGTAGATAATGACGGACAACATGACCTGCAGGACAGAAGTGGGTTCTTACCTTTACGGAAAGGATTGCATAAGATCAAAGTGCAGTATTTTAATGTGGGTACTGGTGCTTGGCTGGATGCGGGGATATATAGGGATAGGGAGAAACTGAATCCGGCGGAGGTGTTGTATACGGGGCAGTGA
- a CDS encoding sugar phosphate nucleotidyltransferase, translated as MQPTLLILAAGMASRYGSLKQIQQFGPSGETIVDYSIYDAIRAGFGKIVFIIRKDFEKEFKEIFEPKLKGRVATDYVYQEMGAYLNGYPMPADRSKPWGTAHAVLCAKDAIKEPFAVINADDFYGRDSFEKAAAFLKNDAKPDVYSVIGYQLSKTISEHGSVSRGVCAADSHSNLAAINERTKVYKDGDQIVYEDADGSKHAMSPDTPVSMNFWGFHPSVFDLSQNLFKDFLQKDGDKPKSEFFIPIVVDHFIKNKLGVVNVIPTAAQWFGVTYKEDAPGVQESLSALVKSGEYPDNLWK; from the coding sequence ATGCAACCAACTTTATTGATCCTAGCTGCAGGAATGGCTAGCCGCTATGGTAGCTTAAAACAGATACAGCAGTTCGGCCCCAGTGGTGAAACAATTGTTGATTACTCCATCTACGATGCTATCCGTGCCGGTTTCGGCAAGATAGTGTTCATTATCCGGAAGGATTTTGAAAAAGAATTCAAAGAGATCTTTGAACCAAAACTGAAGGGACGCGTAGCTACGGATTATGTATACCAGGAGATGGGTGCATATCTGAATGGTTATCCGATGCCGGCTGACCGCTCCAAACCATGGGGAACGGCACACGCGGTATTATGCGCGAAAGATGCTATCAAGGAGCCTTTCGCGGTGATCAATGCGGATGATTTCTATGGTCGTGATTCTTTTGAAAAAGCAGCCGCTTTCCTGAAGAATGACGCAAAACCTGACGTGTACAGCGTGATCGGGTACCAGCTGAGCAAAACTATCAGCGAGCATGGTTCTGTTTCCCGCGGCGTATGTGCAGCTGACAGCCATAGCAACCTGGCAGCCATCAATGAAAGGACCAAGGTTTACAAAGACGGCGATCAGATCGTGTATGAAGATGCTGACGGCAGCAAACATGCAATGTCTCCTGATACACCGGTTTCTATGAACTTCTGGGGTTTCCATCCGTCAGTATTTGATCTGAGCCAGAATCTTTTCAAAGATTTCTTACAGAAAGATGGTGATAAGCCGAAATCAGAGTTCTTCATTCCTATCGTGGTGGATCACTTCATCAAAAACAAGCTGGGCGTGGTAAATGTCATCCCTACGGCTGCCCAGTGGTTCGGTGTAACGTATAAAGAAGATGCACCGGGCGTACAGGAAAGCCTCTCCGCACTGGTAAAAAGTGGGGAATATCCGGACAACCTCTGGAAATAG
- a CDS encoding alpha-L-fucosidase produces MKRFLLSAVLTLSVFQSAKAQQNIQPAAIQDKMQWFADAKLGIFIHWGIYSVLGVDESWSFYNKKIAYPDYMKQLKGFTARHYHPEEWAALIKESGARYAVVTTKHHDGVALWDTQLSKLDMPGSTPAKRDVLTPLYTALRQQGIKAGAYFSLIDWSYPDYPQFLKDSSRYDAKKDPARWQRFLHYYQGQLKEVMQQYNPDLWWFDGDWEHSAEEWEAVKIRKMLTDHNPSTIINGRLRGYGDYDTPEQNFPVSRPNFKWWELCMTINNNWGYHPDDTNFKTPYEVITIFADAISNGGNMLLDIGPAEDGTIPAAEVTVLKELGAWNKKHANAIFNTVAGIPAGHFYGPTTLSKDSSTLYLFLPGNISGQVMVKGLVNNIKKISVVGNGQALSHKIVGKISWSSVPGLVYIDVPAAVQDKYMTVLALELEGPVKLYRGKGGFLTNE; encoded by the coding sequence ATGAAACGATTCCTATTGTCAGCCGTACTGACACTCTCCGTATTCCAATCTGCCAAAGCCCAGCAAAACATCCAGCCAGCAGCTATTCAGGACAAAATGCAGTGGTTTGCCGACGCAAAACTGGGCATTTTCATTCACTGGGGTATCTATTCCGTACTGGGTGTGGATGAATCATGGTCCTTTTACAACAAAAAGATTGCTTATCCTGACTATATGAAACAGCTGAAAGGCTTTACAGCCCGGCATTACCATCCCGAAGAATGGGCTGCTCTGATCAAAGAATCCGGCGCCCGCTACGCTGTTGTCACTACCAAACACCACGATGGCGTTGCTTTATGGGATACTCAATTGAGTAAGCTCGACATGCCGGGCAGCACTCCTGCCAAACGTGATGTACTCACTCCCCTATATACGGCATTGCGGCAACAAGGGATTAAAGCCGGCGCATATTTTTCCCTGATCGACTGGAGTTATCCCGACTATCCGCAGTTCCTCAAAGACAGCAGCCGCTATGATGCCAAAAAAGATCCTGCCCGCTGGCAACGCTTCCTCCACTACTACCAGGGGCAATTAAAAGAGGTCATGCAGCAATATAACCCTGATCTGTGGTGGTTTGACGGCGACTGGGAGCATAGTGCGGAAGAATGGGAAGCCGTAAAAATAAGGAAGATGCTTACAGACCATAATCCCAGCACTATCATCAATGGCCGCCTGCGGGGATATGGCGACTATGACACTCCTGAACAGAACTTCCCTGTGTCCAGGCCTAATTTCAAATGGTGGGAGCTCTGTATGACCATCAACAACAACTGGGGTTACCACCCAGACGATACCAATTTCAAGACGCCTTATGAAGTCATTACCATCTTTGCAGATGCTATCAGCAATGGTGGTAATATGCTGCTGGATATTGGCCCGGCAGAAGATGGAACAATTCCTGCAGCAGAAGTGACTGTATTGAAAGAGCTGGGGGCCTGGAATAAAAAACATGCAAACGCCATCTTCAATACAGTGGCGGGTATTCCGGCCGGACATTTCTACGGGCCTACCACTTTATCAAAAGATTCCAGTACCTTATACCTGTTCCTGCCTGGCAATATAAGCGGACAGGTAATGGTGAAAGGGCTGGTCAACAATATTAAAAAGATAAGCGTAGTAGGCAATGGACAGGCACTTTCGCACAAGATTGTAGGTAAAATATCCTGGAGCTCAGTACCAGGCCTGGTGTACATCGACGTGCCTGCTGCCGTGCAGGATAAATACATGACCGTACTGGCCCTCGAACTGGAAGGCCCTGTGAAATTGTATCGTGGCAAAGGTGGATTTCTGACGAATGAATAG
- the ilvB gene encoding biosynthetic-type acetolactate synthase large subunit, translating to MQQKDVLPMKPEPAEKRAATTAPLNITGSEAVIRSLIAEGVETIFGYPGGAIMPIYDALYDFQDKVHHILVRHEQGATHAAQGYARTSGKTGVVFATSGPGATNLVTGLADAFMDSTPMVCITGQVAAHLLGTDAFQETDVIGITMPITKWNIQVTRPEDIPGAIAKAFYIAGSGRPGPVLVDITRNAQVAKFDFEYKKCDYIRSYRPVPELDANAVKAAAELINNAKRPYIFCGHGVLLAGAEKELIALAEKAGIPIASTLLGLSAVPVDHPKYVGYLGMHGNYAPNIMTNECDVLIAVGMRFDDRITGDVSQFVKQAKVIHIEIDAAEINKIIKADVAVHADAKTALAALIKLVEPNQHDEWIKGFREADKKEEEKVSKKELYPAEGGLKMAEVVRLISERTEGKAVLVTDVGQHQMIASRYYRFKDPNTNITSGGMGTMGFALPAAMGAKVGTPEKEVVAVIGDGCFQMTLQELGTIYQSEIGVKIVILNNNFLGMVRQWQQLFFDKRYSSTEMINPDFVQIAKGFYVPGRKVTDRADIVAAVDEMISHKGAYLLEVVVEKEDNVFPMVPSGQPIANIRLE from the coding sequence ATGCAACAGAAGGATGTGTTACCGATGAAGCCTGAGCCGGCTGAAAAGCGGGCAGCGACAACTGCTCCGCTCAATATCACTGGCTCTGAGGCTGTGATCCGCTCGCTGATTGCAGAAGGTGTAGAAACCATTTTCGGCTATCCGGGAGGCGCTATTATGCCCATTTATGATGCCCTGTACGATTTTCAGGATAAAGTCCATCATATATTGGTCCGTCACGAACAAGGTGCTACGCATGCCGCACAGGGCTATGCGCGCACTTCCGGTAAAACCGGTGTGGTCTTCGCTACCTCCGGTCCCGGTGCTACCAACCTGGTAACAGGACTGGCAGATGCTTTCATGGATTCTACGCCGATGGTATGTATCACTGGTCAGGTGGCAGCACACCTGCTGGGTACCGATGCTTTCCAGGAAACGGATGTAATTGGTATTACCATGCCGATCACAAAATGGAACATCCAGGTAACGCGTCCGGAAGACATTCCGGGAGCTATCGCCAAAGCATTCTATATAGCAGGTAGCGGTCGCCCGGGTCCTGTACTGGTAGATATCACCAGGAATGCGCAGGTAGCGAAATTCGATTTTGAATATAAGAAATGTGATTATATCCGCAGCTACCGTCCTGTACCAGAACTGGATGCAAACGCGGTAAAAGCGGCGGCAGAACTGATCAACAATGCAAAAAGACCGTATATCTTCTGTGGTCATGGTGTATTGCTTGCAGGCGCTGAAAAAGAGCTGATCGCACTTGCGGAAAAAGCAGGTATACCGATAGCTTCCACTTTGCTTGGTCTTTCAGCAGTACCTGTAGATCATCCTAAGTATGTAGGTTATCTCGGTATGCACGGTAACTATGCACCAAACATCATGACAAATGAATGTGATGTGCTGATTGCTGTGGGCATGCGTTTCGATGACCGTATCACCGGCGATGTGTCCCAATTCGTGAAGCAGGCGAAGGTGATCCACATCGAAATAGATGCAGCTGAGATCAACAAGATCATCAAAGCAGATGTAGCGGTACACGCAGATGCTAAAACGGCGCTGGCAGCTTTAATAAAGCTGGTAGAACCTAATCAGCATGACGAGTGGATAAAAGGCTTCCGTGAGGCAGATAAGAAAGAGGAAGAGAAGGTAAGCAAAAAAGAACTGTATCCTGCTGAAGGCGGTTTGAAAATGGCTGAAGTGGTACGCCTGATCTCTGAAAGAACAGAAGGTAAAGCAGTACTTGTAACAGACGTAGGGCAGCACCAGATGATCGCATCCCGTTACTATCGCTTTAAAGACCCTAATACGAATATCACTTCCGGTGGTATGGGCACCATGGGCTTTGCGCTGCCGGCAGCAATGGGTGCGAAAGTAGGTACGCCTGAAAAAGAGGTAGTGGCAGTGATCGGCGATGGTTGTTTCCAGATGACATTGCAGGAACTGGGTACTATCTATCAGTCTGAAATAGGTGTTAAGATTGTGATCCTGAATAACAACTTCCTCGGCATGGTACGCCAATGGCAGCAGTTGTTCTTTGACAAACGTTATTCTTCCACAGAGATGATCAACCCTGACTTTGTGCAGATCGCAAAAGGGTTCTATGTTCCTGGCAGAAAAGTAACTGACCGTGCGGATATCGTAGCTGCTGTAGATGAGATGATCTCACACAAAGGCGCTTATCTGCTGGAAGTTGTAGTGGAGAAAGAAGACAATGTATTCCCAATGGTGCCTTCCGGCCAGCCAATAGCAAACATCAGGCTTGAGTAG
- the ilvN gene encoding acetolactate synthase small subunit: protein MQKEYTITVYTEDRIGITNRITVIFTRRGINITSLTTAETEIPGVYKFIITVVSEKEKLVKIVGQIERLIEIHRAFVHEEDEVVYQELALYKISTKALQNGNIELLIRENNARILTLTDEYFVLEKTGHQQELIDLQAKLAPYGLIEYSKSGRVAIVKWSRRFHDHLKELETRRPDNLKQAQYTEHSEVSAEEESI, encoded by the coding sequence ATGCAAAAAGAATATACAATAACGGTATATACGGAAGACAGGATCGGTATCACGAACCGTATCACCGTTATCTTCACACGCAGGGGTATCAACATCACCAGCCTTACAACCGCTGAAACGGAGATACCTGGCGTATATAAATTCATCATCACTGTAGTATCCGAAAAGGAAAAGCTGGTGAAGATCGTTGGCCAGATAGAAAGACTGATAGAGATCCACCGTGCATTTGTACATGAGGAAGATGAAGTGGTGTACCAGGAACTGGCACTTTACAAAATATCTACCAAAGCGTTGCAGAACGGTAATATCGAACTGCTGATCCGTGAAAACAATGCACGTATCCTCACGCTCACCGATGAGTATTTTGTATTGGAGAAAACCGGTCATCAGCAGGAGCTGATCGACTTACAGGCTAAGTTGGCGCCATATGGTCTGATCGAATATTCCAAGAGTGGAAGGGTAGCCATTGTGAAATGGAGCCGTCGTTTCCACGATCATCTGAAAGAGCTGGAAACCCGTCGTCCTGACAACCTGAAACAGGCACAGTATACAGAGCATTCGGAGGTTTCGGCAGAAGAGGAAAGTATCTAG